In Lodderomyces elongisporus chromosome 2, complete sequence, the following proteins share a genomic window:
- the DIA2 gene encoding DNA-binding SCF ubiquitin ligase subunit dia2, with product MTNGDHRTAVTCFKTGDYIKALSIFNQLIYKSKQAHFSDLPPLSTLLDQRAAVYEKLGQHDLALRDARSIIEKEPANCKGYLRAGKLLTLQNKKFEAYKLYQEGLYVIDKLSKEARVEVNEKLFASLKQQYRFLNSELKQQSKKSNVLKSSSSRTLSQSSSNSRTLSQSSSSFTSASTLLSRSTSSLSSRSTSRSSSVISKRSQDSPSPANVKRLRICLDPIRILPSEVVAQIFTHVSDAQLLRCLLVSKSWYKALTSFPWLFTFNCKMLITLEEFRLGVRFMKQSASHSTSKQIKHVKINHVAKQKLAHVLSTLVTEPHFPIYSLDIADSSLNLQLLYAILSKHSWRLNNFQQLKKVRLGINCSMKYPHVLLKLFAKLEELEITILKPENSSMNLVPITDKRFKILKETPVQTQYTLKKLCLINHSKLLRNEGVAITAQTYSPFPVLLDHSFPNLEELTLVSFQFANHLPQFGYFVSQLNCLKSMYLENNDGLDLLTLLQMFLNYKPSFKLKHFTFRESRISSSISLQQISETYLTQFKHLETLDLYGNCLSTKGLYKLLKVCGKTLASLNLGNANYYSFEMHSQRKLELGKITQYCPLLTTLCLSDMNIDAMAMLHLTKSISQSNLCLRNLDLSFNAFDGMDLLRFLGVLEKRLLEPLETLVVHGMSIQKDTLEYVKRKLFAKHCLCDPQRLRWSMYGVNSWVQ from the coding sequence ATGACCAATGGAGATCATAGAACTGCTGTAACGTGCTTCAAGACTGGTGACTATATCAAAGCACTTTCCATATTTAACCAGTTGATATACAAACTGAAACAAGCACATTTTCTGGATTTACCACCACTTTCAACATTACTTGATCAACGGGCAGCAGTTTACGAAAAATTGGGCCAGCATGACCTTGCTTTGAGAGATGCAAGGCTGATTATAGAGAAAGAGCCGGCTAATTGCAAAGGGTATCTTCGAGCTGGTAAATTGCTCACCTTGCAAAATAAGAAATTTGAAGCATACAAATTGTACCAAGAGGGGCTCTATGTGATTGATAAATTGAGTAAAGAGGCAAGAGTCGaagtaaatgaaaaattgtttgcTAGTTTAAAACAGCAGTATAGGTTTTTAAATCTGGAGTTGAAGCAGCAGTCAAAAAAACTGAATGTTTTGAAGTCATCGAGCTCGAGGACATTATCgcaatcatcatcaaactcGAGAACATTATCGCAATCGTCGTCAAGCTTTACCTCAGCATCAACTTTGTTATCACGCTCAACATCTAGTTTGTCATCACGTTCAACATCAAGATCAAGTTCAGTTATTTCAAAGAGATCTCAGGATTCACCATCACCAGCAAATGTAAAACGACTCAGAATCTGCTTAGATCCTATACGTATCCTTCCGTCTGAAGTAGTGGCTCAAATATTCACCCACGTCAGTGATGCACAACTCTTGCGATGCTTACTAGTAAGCAAGTCATGGTACAAAGCTCTCACATCCTTTCCATGGTTGTTTACATTTAATTGCAAAATGCTAATAACTTTAGAGGAGTTTCGATTAGGGGTCAGGTTTATGAAACAAAGTGCATCGCACTCAACTTCAAAGCAAATTAAACACGTCAAGATCAACCATGTTGCTAAACAGAAACTCGCACATGTGTTGAGCACATTGGTCACAGAGCCACACTTTCCAATATACTCATTGGATATTGCCGACTCGTCATTAAATCTCCAGTTGCTTTATGCAATTTTGTCAAAACATAGCTGGCGACTCAACAATTTCCAGCAACTAAAGAAAGTCCGGTTGGGTATCAATTGTAGTATGAAATATCCGCACGTCTTGCTCAAGCTCTTTGCGAAGTTGGAAGAACTTGAGATTACAATTTTAAAACCTGAAAACAGTTCAATGAATCTTGTACCCATTACAGATAAAAGATTCAAGATTTTAAAAGAAACTCCAGTGCAAACGCAATACACGTTAAAGAAGTTGTGTTTAATTAATCATTCAAAGTTGTTACGAAACGAAGGTGTTGCCATCACAGCACAGACATATAGTCCATTCCCAGTTTTACTAGATCACAGTTTCCCGAATTTGGAAGAATTAACATTGGTTTCATTCCAATTTGCTAATCATTTGCCTCAATTTGGATACTTTGTATCGCAATTAAACTGTTTAAAATCCATGTATCTTGAAAACAACGATGGTCTTGACTTATTAACACTATTGCAAATGTTTTTAAACTATAAACCCTCATTCAAGCTCAAACACTTTACATTTCGTGAGAGCCGCATCTCATCTTCCATTTCACTTCAGCAAATTTCAGAAACGTACCTTACCCAATTCAAGCATTTGGAGACATTGGACTTGTACGGTAATTGCCTATCTACTAAAGGGTTGTACAAGTTGCTCAAAGTTTGTGGCAAGACTCTTGCCTCGCTCAACTTGGGCAATGCCAACTATTACTCGTTTGAAATGCATTCTCAAAGGAAACTTGAGCTTGGGAAAATTACCCAATATTGCCCTTTGCTTACGACACTTTGTCTAAGCGATATGAATATTGATGCAATGGCGATGCTTCATTTGACCAAATCTATTTCACAGTCCAATCTTTGTTTACGAAACTTGGATCTCAGTTTCAATGCTTTTGATGGGATGGATTTGTTGCGGTTCTTGGGTGTGTTGGAAAAAAGACTTCTTGAACCATTGGAGACGTTGGTGGTGCATGGAATGCTGATTCAGAAGGACACTTTAGAGTAtgtgaaaagaaaattgtttGCCAAGCACTGTTTATGCGATCCCCAAAGATTACGGTGGTCGATGTATGGAGTAAATAGCTGGGTTCAATAA
- the TGL5 gene encoding Lipase 5 produces MSDEVAVTSASPTPTPLPTPTPSSTPSNDEVINLLFNQYKEIHPVNNKYMLRTEEEKDKVQSWFNLRTLPIIGRFVPDVDERTKLINDLLEFQKTTTNYRDWYETSLKLDELLGNNAWKSDPKSDIYDYDLIYKHLNMMRQARLRNDFKFLLYYVRTSWIRNLGNIGDADLYRHSYVGTKKLIEEYLQECQLALNYLVEDGGSQLDDRYLLGMLIQTRKNIGRTALVLSGGSTFGVFHIGVLATLFEANLLPRIISGSSAGSIMASILCSHTNDETVELLQTIARRRFNIFDITDYDPTKVQGKFRKVLVFLGHLIKYGTIFDIDGLQETMMGFLGDLTFREAYNRTGKILNITVSPASIHEQTRLLNHLTAPNCLIWSAVCASCSVPGVFPSSSVYEKNVKTNEIHEWNNDESMKYMDGSVENDLPITRLSEMFNVDHIIAVQVNPHVVPIMKVSVSNIGGDVENDLSYKLKHLLNNAYDFVSCEAIHYLQLLTELDIQKNLSNKLISILSQNYSGDITILPDFKVSDFAKIFENPKPDFLLDFICRGAKAAWPKISIIHNHCSIEFGLDKAISILRGRIITSANNRIKGSEGEMKRSQSYYKPVHATLTFSTSPVLVADASATAPSTPIKPQRRPILRNNTGNLSQRRIKARSTAFEGSSGHIFHKKGSSSTALTQLARDYFPGDSALASDETGGETGGEGEIGLKSSESGETALIPHQFSIRQRIRKTKSSSNFANNRNRSESNISTPRNNERDKGFEDSYEKANLPSRSRSLKNSYIGLNRLKDKENSSQDLMKRLEKERRNIAKKNGNGYKQTRINLSEDSDDEALLQCSDESGNDDAGDEEEEEEGEEEEEEEEEEEEEDDDDEDDDSDSYKRGDEESLTQSGVISEGRSRKSERSENSEDENDDLKVTPITNGSSEDNIVRHISSAPAVPTAPTMPPAPVLMERGTESLVDEIGSYYGV; encoded by the coding sequence ATGAGTGACGAAGTGGCTGTTACTTCGGCGTCTCCGACCCCGACCCCTTTGCCAACCCCAACTCCATCATCAACGCCATCAAACGATGAGGTTATAAACCTCCTATTCAATCaatataaagaaatacatccggtaaataataaatacaTGTTGAGAACcgaggaagaaaaggacaAGGTCCAATCATGGTTCAACTTAAGAACATTGCCCATTATTGGAAGATTTGTACCTGACGTCGATGAACGAACAAAATTGATCAATGATCTTTTGGAATTtcagaaaacaacaacaaattatCGAGATTGGTACGAAACGTCTTTGAAATTAGACGAATTACTAGGAAACAATGCTTGGAAATCGGATCCAAAATCCGACATTTACGACTACGACTTGATTTACAAACACTTGAACATGATGAGGCAAGCGCGATTAAGAAACGACTTTAAATTTCTATTGTATTACGTGCGAACAAGCTGGATAAGAAACTTGGGCAATATAGGCGATGCAGATTTGTACCGTCATTCGTATGTCGGTACCAAGAAACTCATTGAGGAGTACTTGCAAGAATGCCAACTAGCACTAAACTATCTTGTTGAGGATGGCGGGTCTCAGTTGGATGACAGGTATTTACTAGGTATGCTCATCCAGACGAGAAAAAACATTGGTAGAACAGCATTGGTGTTATCTGGAGGCAGTACTTTTGGTGTCTTTCATATTGGAGTCCTTGCAACGCTATTTGAAGCTAATTTGTTGCCCAGGATCATAAGCGGTTCTTCTGCGGGATCTATTATGGCGAGTATATTGTGCTCTCATACAAACGATGAAACGGTGGAGTTGTTGCAGACTATTGCTAGGCGGAGATTCAACATTTTTGACATTACAGACTATGATCCAACAAAAGTTCAGGGCAAATTCCGTAAAGTGTTGGTCTTTTTGGGCCACTTGATCAAGTATGGTACAATCTTTGATATCGATGGACTACAAGAAACTATGATGGGCTTCTTGGGAGATTTGACGTTTAGAGAGGCATACAATCGAACAGGGAAAATCTTGAACATTACTGTTTCGCCAGCTTCGATCCACGAGCAAACACGTCTCCTTAATCATTTGACAGCTCCCAATTGTTTGATTTGGTCTGCTGTGTGTGCCAGTTGCTCAGTGCCTGGAGTGTTTCCCTCAAGTTCAGTTTATGAGAAAAACGTAAAGACAAACGAGATACACGAGTGGAACAATGACGAGCTGATGAAGTATATGGATGGTTCAGTTGAAAATGATTTACCCATCACGAGATTGCTGGAGATGTTCAATGTTGACCATATCATTGCTGTCCAGGTCAACCCTCACGTTGTACCAATTATGAAAGTTTCCGTGAGCAATATTGGTGGAGATGTGGAAAACGACTTGAGCTATAAGCTAAAGCATCTCCTTAATAATGCTTACGATTTTGTATCTTGTGAGGCTATCCACTATTTGCAGTTATTGACAGAGCTCGATATCCAAAAGAACCTTTCTAATAAGCTCATTTCGATATTATCCCAAAACTATTCAGGTGACATCACGATCCTACCCGACTTTAAAGTTTCTGATTTTGCCAAGATTTTTGAAAACCCCAAACCCGATTTCTTGCTCGATTTCATCTGCCGCGGTGCCAAGGCTGCATGGCCCAAAATTTCCATAATACACAATCACTGTAGTATCGAGTTTGGTCTCGATAAGGCAATCAGTATACTTCGTGGAAGGATTATAACTTCTGCGAATAATAGAATTAAAGGACTGGAGGGCGAGATGAAGCGCAGTCAACTGTACTACAAACCAGTGCATGCTACTCTAACATTTAGTACATCACCGGTATTAGTTGCTGATGCACTGGCTACTGCACCAAGTACTCCAATAAAGCCACAAAGGCGACCCATATTGAGAAACAATACCGGGAACTTGTCGCAAAGACGAATAAAGGCTAGATCAACAGCATTTGAAGGAAGTAGCGGCCACATTTTTCACAAAAAGGGTAGTTCGTCGACTGCTCTTACACAATTGGCTCGTGATTATTTCCCTGGTGATTCTGCTTTAGCTTCAGACGAAACTGGTGGCGAGACAGGCGGAGAAGGAGAGATTGGACTTAAGAGTAGCGAATCTGGTGAAACTGCACTTATACCTCACCAATTTAGCATCAGGCAAAGGATCCGTAAGACAAAAAGCTCGAGCAACTTTGCAAACAATAGAAATAGGTCTGAGTCGAATATATCGACCCCTCGAAATAATGAGAGGGATAAAGGTTTTGAAGATAGCTACGAGAAGGCCAATCTTCCATCGAGGTCGCGTTCGTTAAAGAATTCGTACATTGGCTTAAACAGACTCAAGGATAAAGAGAATAGCAGTCAAGATCTTATGAAGAGGTTGGAAAAAGAGCGAAGGAATATTgcaaagaagaatggtAATGGGTATAAACAAACGCGAATCAATTTGAGCGAAGACAGTGATGACGAAGCATTGTTGCAATGCAGCGACGAGTCTGGAAATGATGATGCTGgtgacgaagaagaagaagaggagggggaggaggaagaagaagaagaagaagaagaagaggaagaagatgatgatgatgaagacgaTGATAGTGACAGTTATAAAAGAGGTGATGAGGAAAGTTTAACTCAATCAGGCGTCATTAGTGAGGGTAGGAGTAGAAAGAGTGAAAGAAGCGAGAATAGTGAGGATGAAAATGACGACTTGAAAGTCACACCAATCACTAATGGAAGTAGCGAAGATAACATAGTGCGACATATAAGCTCTGCTCCAGCGGTGCCAACAGCGCCAACGATGCCACCTGCACCAGTGCTAATGGAAAGAGGAACGGAAAGTCTTGTTGACGAGATAGGTTCATACTATGGAGTATGA
- the DGA1 gene encoding diacylglycerol O-acyltransferase 1 (BUSCO:EOG09261G92), with the protein MVDSKNNDKTSQSPININESSGFVAKHSEITNELKHRNNARSSRSSTLDSNQSNSSASSTSSASSSSLTSTSTSSSSKRRSKRHKSFINIAPLNTPLQHRLETVGVIWHCISIPFFICLFLLMISLGWIVWVVIILPYFIWWYGFDLHTPTNGKGAYRVRDSVKNLIIWEWFVNYFPIRAHKTVELEPTFNRVLVEDSNEDDDDDEQDLISESQLTTLDQLFKFFGLKKRINTTEFFQSKSNSSAVYKRVSTGPRYIFGYHPHGVISMGAVGLFGTNALRNEPYEPLFKWLKPFFHDPSKHKPLFPGIGKIFPLTLTTQFTVPFYRDYLMALGISSASAKNIKSLISNGDNSVCLVVGGAQESLLNTMVAKSSRIGHGYKDDTEDVDETEEEEHEENEENKDLKEEKEKLEGAKEAKEQSVEIEKPIKREVKLVLNKRKGFIKLAIELGNVSLVPTFAFGEADVYKLTMPPPGSLGYKFQQWMKKTFAFTIPFFSARGVFIYDFGLLPYRNPINIVMGKPIHVPEGALQDYKLKHPEEFESESSQKTSPTDSNANEGETQDKSNSSKSTISKPPKMKKTNSFTDIFKSKKPSTPKPKAKVPQQLLDFYHKQYVDELKRVYNENRERFGYGDVELNIIE; encoded by the coding sequence ATGGTGGATTCTAAAAACAATGACAAGACTAGCCAGTCCCCCATCAATATAAACGAATCTCTGGGGTTCGTGGCAAAACATAGTGAAATCACCAATGAGCTTAAACACCGAAATAATGCAAGATCCTCTAGATCATCCACATTAGATTCAAACCAATCAAATTCCTCAGCATCAAGCACCTCGAGtgcttcttcctcctctttgACCTCAACATCAACTTCATCCTCATCAAAGCGCAGATCAAAAAGACACAAGTCATTCATCAACATTGCTCCCCTAAACACACCTCTACAACATAGGTTGGAAACTGTTGGTGTGATTTGGCATTGCATCAGTATCCCATTCTTCATCTGTTTATTCCTACTCATGATCTCATTGGGCTGGATCGTTTGGGTGGTAATCATTTTGCCTTACTTTATATGGTGGTATGGATTCGACTTGCACACCCCTACAAATGGCAAAGGTGCTTACAGGGTTAGAGACTCGGTCAAGAACTTGATCATTTGGGAATGGTTTGTCAACTATTTTCCTATTCGTGCACACAAGACGGTGGAATTGGAACCTACATTCAATCGTGTTTTGGTTGAAGACTCAAACGAagatgacgacgatgatgaaCAAGACTTGATCCTGGAGCTGCAACTAACAACCTTGGACCagcttttcaaattttttggcttgaaaaaaaggataaacACTACTGAATTTTTCCAGAGCAAATCGAATAGCTCAGCTGTATACAAGAGAGTTTCCACTGGACCAAGGTATATCTTTGGATACCATCCTCACGGCGTGATATCAATGGGAGCAGTTGGCTTATTTGGAACTAATGCTTTGAGAAATGAACCATATGAACCATTGTTTAAATGGTTGAAACCATTTTTCCATGACCCTTCAAAGCACAAGCCTTTATTTCCAGGTATTGGCAAAATCTTTCCGTTAACTTTAACGACCCAATTCACTGTACCATTCTATAGAGACTATTTAATGGCATTGGGGATCAGCAGTGCATCAGCTAAAAATATCAAAAGCTTGATCAGCAATGGAGATAACTCTGTGTGCTTGGTTGTTGGTGGCGCTCAAGAATCCTTGCTCAATACCATGGTGGCCAAGAGTTCGCGAATCGGCCATGGCTACAAAGATGATACCGAAGATGTTGACGAAACTGAGGAGGAAGAGCATGAAGAGAATGAAGAGAACAAAGACCtaaaggaggagaaggaaaaactTGAAGGTGCGAAGGAGGCTAAAGAACAATctgttgaaattgaaaaacctATCAAGAGGGAGGTCAAATTAGTCCTCAATAAACGTAAAGGATTCATCAAATTGGCCATTGAGCTAGGCAATGTATCACTAGTACCAACTTTTGCATTCGGAGAAGCAGATGTGTATAAGCTCACCATGCCACCACCAGGGTCACTTGGATACAAGTTCCAACAATGGATGAAAAAGACATTTGCATTTACAATCCCCTTTTTCAGTGCACGAGGAGTATTTATCTACGATTTTGGATTGCTTCCATACCGTAATCCAATCAATATAGTTATGGGCAAACCTATACACGTCCCAGAAGGAGCATTACAGGACTACAAGTTGAAGCATCCTGAAGAATTTGAGAGCGAATCATCTCAAAAGACATCGCCGACCGATTCAAATGCGAATGAGGGTGAAACTCAAGACAAGCTGAACTCGTCCAAGTCAACTATTTCAAAGCCAcctaaaatgaaaaagaccAACTCATTCACAGATATTTTCAAATCGAAAAAGCCATCGacaccaaaaccaaaggCAAAAGTTCCACAACAGCTATTGGACTTTTACCATAAGCAATATGTTGACGAGTTGAAAAGAGTTTATAATGAAAACAGAGAAAGGTTTGGTTATGGAGATGTCGAATTGAACATTATTGAATAG